The Paenibacillus antri genomic sequence ATCGGCCGCAAGACGCCTGTAACCAGCAGGAGGAGGACGCAAGCGAACAGAAATAAATTGATCAGCGAAGAATAGTTCATATTGCGGACGATCCGCTTGCGAAGCGTTCGGCGATTCTTGCGCTTCTTCGGGGGGGCTTGGGTCCTTGGGATCGCGCCGGGAGGAGCTTGCATACATTCACCTGGTTTCTCTTAATTAGTCAGAATGGGTCTATTATACCAGAGGGAAGGTTAGCGCGGTAAACCTTCTCGAGTCTAGTTCGCGGCCGGTCGGACGAATAGGCATTGATTCCCAGTTTGCGGTCGGATATAATAGAGGCGATGAAACCAAGGAGGATGAATCCGTATGGAAATCTCGCTCGATACCGCGATCTTGAAGCGAGACGTGTCGTACGCGATGTACGGCAAGGTGAAGGATTTGGCCAAGCAGCAGGCGTCGCAATTGTTGGCCGACTTCGCCGGAGCGCAGCCTCAGGCGGCGCCGCATCCGAATCTCGGGAAGGTGCTGGACGTAACAATTTGACGGGTGATCCCTTGGGCGTCTTCGCCCAGGGGATTTTTATTTCAATGACAGGCTTAAAACGAAGGAGGATACGAGAATGACCAGAACGATCGCGATCATTCCGAAATTGAAGGCGCCCGAGTTGAACCGGATTCGCGAAGCGGCTCCGGGCTGGACCGTGCTGGCGGGAGGGGAGGCGACGGACGACGCGGTCCGGAACGCCGAGATCGTCGTCGGTTGGCGGGACGGGCTCGAGTCGGTCGTGTTGTCCGAGTCGTCCCGCGTAAGATGGCTGCAAAGCTGGAGCGCCGGCATGGATCATCTGGAAATCGATCGCTACCTGGAGCGAGGGATCGAGCTGACGAGCGCGAACGGCGTGCACGCGTATCCGATCTCCGAAACCGTGTTCGCGATGCTGCTCGCCTTCACGCGCAAGATCGACGCATACATTCGCAACCAACAGCATCGAAAATGGGACCACGCCGGCCTCAAATCCGAGATGCACGGCAAGACGATCGGCATCGTCGGCGTCGGCGCGATCGGGGAAGAGACGGCGCGCATCGCGAAGGCGGCGTTCGGCATGCGCGTGCTCGGCGTGCGCCGGTCGGGGGCGCCGTCGCCCGCCGTCGACGAGATGTTCGCGGTCGAACGGTTGCTCGACATGCTGCCGGCCTGCGATTACGTCGTCGCCGTCGTACCGTCGACGTCCGAGTCGAAGCATCTGTTCGACGCCCGCGCGTTCGCGGCGATGAAGGAGACGGCGTACTTCGTGAACGTCGGACGCGGCAGCGTCGTCGACACCGAAGCGCTGATCGACGCTTTGAACGCCGGGCGAATCGCCGGAGCGGGGCTCGACGTCTTCGAGGAAGAGCCGCTGCCGGCGGATCATCCGCTCTGGGCGATGAATAACGTCATCGTGACGCCGCATACGGCCGGGTCGACCGAGCGGTACGCGGAGAGAGCGGTCGATATTTTCCTGAGCAACCTGGAGATGGTGCTGAACGGCCGTCCGCCGGCGATCAATCGGCTCGGCGCGCAAGGCAAGCGCTACTGATTCCGAACGAAGAAGGGAGGGTCGGGACATGAGGGAACCGTTCGTCTTATTTTCCGCGGCGCACGGAGCGGGTCTGCTCGCGGCGGCGCTGGCGGTAGCGGCGATCGTCGGCTTCCGCGCCGCGCTGCGCCGTCCGACGGCCAACCGTATCGCGCGGTACGGGCTTGCCGGCTTGCTCGCCGCCTCGGAGGCAGCGCTATACTCCTGGTATACGATAACGGACGCTTGGGGGCTCTACGCGCTGCCGTTCCAGCTGTGCACAATGACGTTGTGGTTTTCCGTGTTCGCTTTGTTGACACGAAAGCGGACGTTAGTAGAGATTTCGTTCTTCCTCGGCATCTTAGGCGCGCTGCAAGCGCTGGCGACGCCGTACTTGACCGTAGGCTTTCCCGACTTCCGTTACTTTCACTTCTTCCTCGCGCATATCGGCATCGTCAGCGCCGGCGTATTTCTTACCGCGGTGGACGGGATCCGACCGACCTGGCATTCCGCGCTCCGATCGCTGCTCTGGTTGAACGCGCTCGCCGTCCCCGCGGGCATCGCGAACGCGATCACGGGCGAAAATTTCATGTTCCTTGCGCGAAAGCCGTCGACGGGCTCGCTGCTCGACGCATTGGCGCCGTGGCCTTGGTACATTCTCGAGCTCGAGGCGGTGGCGCTGCTGATGATCTTCGCGCTGCTCGGCATCGTAAAGGCGGCCGACGCCATCGCGTCGCGACGAGGAAAGCGCAACCAACCGGATTTATCCTAATTGACGTAAGGTGTGTGTAATATATTATTGAAAATTCCTCTAATAATGTCATTTACAATAACATTTACTGTTATTAATATGAAAGTAGATGACATTATACAGTAGAGGAGGCCGTTCGCATGAACCTATCGCAATCGCAGTCCGGGTTGCCGTTCGCGGCGGCGACAGCTGCATATTACGACGAGATGCACGACGCCGGGGGGCGGGTCAGGCCGCATTACGAGGAGGTCTGCCGAACGTTCGAGCGCATGACGCCGGAAATCGTGGCGCGCCGGCAAGCCGCGATGAACGATCGCATGCTCGAAGAAGGGATCACCTATACGCTCTACGACCCCGGTCAAGCGGATCCGCTCGAGCGGACGATCCCGTTCGATCTGATCCCCCGCATTATCCCGAACGCGGAGTGGCGGGAGCTCGAGCGCGGACTCGTGCAGCGCACGAAGGCGCTGAACTGCTTCCTGGCCGACGTGTATCACGAGCAGCATATCTTGCACGACGGAATCATTCCCCGCAAGCTCATCGTCGCGAACCGGTATTTTCGTCCGGAGATGATGCGCCTGCAGGTGCCGAACGGCATCTATACGACCTGCGCCGGCATCGACCTGATCCGCGACGAGCAAGGTAATTATTTCGTGCTCGAAGACAACCTGCGTTCGCCTTCAGGCTACTCCTACCTCTTCACCTCGCGTTCGATCATGAAGCGGCTGTTCCGCGAGCTGTACTTCTCGCATCCGATCGAAGAGGTCGACCACAGCTTGAATCATTTCCTCGCCGCGCTGAAGCGTATGTCCCCCTCGGATCGTGCGAACCCGACGATCGCGCTGCTTACGCCGGGCAGCTATAACTCCGCTTATTTCGAACATACGTATTTAGCCCAGCAGATGGGCATCGAGCTCGTCGAAGGCCGAGATTTGGTATGCATGGACCATAAGATCTACATGCGAACCCGGTCGGGGCTGCGCCGCATCGACGTCATCTATCGGCGGATCGACGACGACTTCCTCGATCCGCTCGCCTTCCGACCCGACTCGCTGCTCGGCGTAGCCGGCGTCATGAACGCGTACCGCGCGGGCAACGTCGCGATCGCGAACGCGCCGGGCACCGGCGTGGCGGACGACAAGGCGATCTACACGTTCGTTCCCGACATGATCAAATATTATTTGAACGAGGAGCCGATTCTGTCGAACGTACCTACGTATCTGCTCTCGAGACCCGACGAGCGGGAGTTCGTGCTCTCGCGGCTCGGCGAGATGGTCGTGAAGGAGACGTCGCTCTCCGGCGGCTACGGCATGCTGATCGGTCCGACCGCCACGGACGAGGAGATCGCGTCGTTCGCGGTCAAGATTCGAGAGAATCCGTCGAATTACATCGCGCAGCCTACGATCAAGCTGTCCACGGCGCCGATTTATCGGGACGGCGGCTTCGTCCCGCGCCATATCGATCTTCGGGCGTTCGTGCTGTCGGGCCGAGAGACGCACGTCATCCCCGGCGGGTTGACGCGGGTCGCCATGAAGGAAGGTTCGCTCGTCGTCAACTCCTCGCAAGGGGGCGGCGTGAAAGACACATGGGTGCTGGGGACGTAACGTTTTCCAATATATCGGAATGGGGGCGGCGGCGATGATGAATCGCATTGCGGAATCGTTGTTCTGGATCGGGCGGTACACCGAGCGGGCGGAAAACCACGCTCGCTTGATCGACGCGTTCTATCACATCCGGGAGGAGACGTCTTCGGGCGAGCGGCTGTGGATCCGCATCGTACAGGCGCTGGGCGACCCGGCGGTGTTCGAAACGGTGTATCGCACGTACGGCGAACGCGAAGTGTTGCACTACATGATTCTGGATCCGAATCATATGAATTCGATCCAATCCTGCGTCCATCAGGCGCGTTCGAATCTCAAAGCGATCCGCGACCGGCTGCCGGAGGAGCTGTGGGATATCCTGAACGGCTTCGCGCTCTGGCTCAAGAGCAACGAGACGGACGAACTGCTGCTCGATTCGCCGTTCTTGTTCCTGAAGCGCGTGAAGGAATGGCTCGGCGCGTTCTACGGCGCGGCGCATCATACGATGATGCGGGACCGTCACTGGCATATGATGGAGAGCGGACGGTTTCTCGAGCGGGCGGAAAATACGGCAAGGCTGTTCGATTCGGTCTATCACTCGATTCTGGAGGACCCGAAGAAGACGCAGTTTTACTTGTTTTCCGCGGTGCGGGCGATCGGCGGCGCGGACGTGTTCCGGCGCCTCCATATGGATCTCTTTTCAGTGGAAAACGTCGTCTCTCTGCTCATCCTCAACGAGAAGTTTCCCCGTTCGGTGCAATTCGGCCTCGGTGAACTGGAAGGGCAGCTTCGCTCGCTCCGCAATCTCGAAAGCTCCGACGCGGCGTACGATAAAGCGATCCGGCTCGTCGTCAAGGCGAGAGCGGAGCTTTCGTGGCTGGAAGGAACCGATGGCGGAGAAGCCTCCCTTCACGACAACCTGGTGCATTGCATGACGGTCATCCACGGGCTCGGAGGCTTGATCGGGAATGCGTTCTTTCGCGAGGAGCAGGGGGCGGGCGCATGAAGTTCAAAATTTGTCACGTCACCACGTACCGATACGACGAGCCGGTCACGGACAGTGTCAATGAAATCCGACTCGCTCCGCGTACGAACTATCGGCAATCCTGTTACCACCACTCCGTCGCGATCGAGCCGAACGCGCCGCTCCTTACCTACGAGGACGGCTTCGGCAACCGGATCCATGCGTTCACCGTCAATAACTCGCATCGGGAGCTCGTCATTCGGTCCGAATCGACGGTCGTCACGCACGATAACGACGGGGTGCGCAAGCGAGTGTTGACGCCCGAAGAGGATTGGGCGACGCTCGCGGACGACGCCGTGCAGAACAAGTACGCCGAATATTTGATCCCGACGCCTTACACGGAGGCGAACGACGACGTGGCCGCGTTCGCGGCGTCGTGCGGGCGGCCTGGCGCGGGCGTCTACGAGCAGACGATGGAGCTCGTCTCCAGGATTTACGAGGAGTTCGAGTATCGGCCGAACGCGACCCGCATCGGCACAACGCCCGCGGAGCTGCTCGAGGGGCGAGCCGGCGTCTGTCAAGACTTCGCGCATTTGATGATCGCCGCATGCCGATTATCGGGCATTCCGGCGCGATACGCGAGCGGGTACCACTTCATCGGCGATCTGCAGACGCGCGCCGCCGATTTCGAGCAGGCGTCCCATGCATGGGTGGAGGCGTATATTCCGGGCACCGGCTGGCTCGGGTTCGACCCGACGAACAATAACCGCGTCGACGGCCGATATATCAAGCTCGGTCACGGCCGCGATTATCTCGATATCGTGCCGGTGAAGGGGATTTACCGCGGAACGCCGAACCAGCGGCTGTTCGTCGACGTCGACGTGCAGCTGATCGACAAATAAAATGGGAAATGTAAGCAAACTAAATTATTATAGTGCCAAAGTATGACCTGTATGGTAGAATAAGCCCATATTACTAGTCTTCTAAATCGAAAAGGCAAACCTTCCGAAAGGTAGGGGCGCAAAGCCACAGGCCTAAGGCTGAGCTAAGGCAGCTGGGTTGCCGAAATTGCGGAGACGTTTCGTTCGTTCTCGAATGAACGCCCGGCGATTCGGGCGTTTTTTTGTTGCGAAAATGGACAAAGAGGGGGAGATCTTCATGCAGGCCGAACTCATTAACCCGTTCTTGACTTCTTCGATACAAGTATTCGAGACGATCGTTCAAGTGAAGCCCACCGTGGGCAAATTACAGCTAAAGCAAATGCGATATACGGAAGATTACGTATGGCTTAAAATCCGCATCCACGGCCAGATGGAGAAGGAGATCTTGTTCGGCTTCCCCGACACGATGGCGATGAATATCGTCTCGACGATGCTCGGAGGATATGCGGTCACGGAGCTCGACGACATGTGCCGGAGCGCCGTAGCGGAGCTGGGCAATATGATCAGCGGCAATGCCAGCACGATACTGTATCACAACGGCATCGCCGTCGACATTACGCCGCCGAGCCTCGTCGGCGACGGCGCGATCGATTGGGGCAAGAAGGCCGTCAGCATCCCGTTATCGGTCGAGCGGATCGGAGATTTCGACATCAATATTCTCGTCTGACGCGCGGACGCACGGAGGAACGCTGCTCATGGCAAGGCTTGGGTTTATCGTGAACGCCGCTTCCGGCAACGGGCGAGGGGCGAAGGTTTGGTCCGCCGTCGAACGGGAGCTTTCGGCAAGAAGCGTGCCGTACGACGTCTTTCGGACGGAGGCGTCCGGCCACGCGACGGCGCTCGCGCAGCGGATGGTCCGGGATCGGTCGTACGATTCGATCACGGCGATCGGCGGCGACGGCACGGTGAACGAGGTCGCGGCGGGGCTGCTCGGCAGCGACGTGGCGCTCGGGCATATCGGCGCCGGCTCGGGCAACGATTTCGCGCGGGCTATGGGGCTGCCTTCGGAGCCGAGCGAGGCGGTCGAGGCGCTCGTGCGCGGGGATCGGCTCGAGATCGACGTCGGCCGCGCGGGCGGGCGCGTCTTCGTCAATTCGTTCGGTTCCGGCTTCGACGGCGAAGTGGCCGCGAGGTCGAACGGCTCTCCGTGGAAGCGGTGGATGAATAAGATCGGACTGGGCGCCGTCTCCTACGGTTTGATCGTACTGGCGGCGCTCGGCGCATATCGTCCTGCGCGGGTCAACGTCGCATTGGACGGCCGATCGTACGACTTCGATGACGTCTGGCTCGTCGTCGCGGCGAATTTGCCGTATCTCGGCGGCGGGATGCATATTTGTCCCGGCGCGTCCGCGACGGACGGCGTCATGGACGTGTGCGTCGTGCACGGCCTCGGGCGGCTGCGGCTGCTGCGCCACTTCCCGCTCATTTATCGCGGCGCGCATGTCTCGCTGCCGTATGTTACGATGCTGCGCGGCGCGCGCCTGAGTCTGAAGAGCGATCGAACGCTGGCCTGCCACGTGGACGGGGAAACCGCCGAGCCGTTGGTTACCGAGCTGACGCTCGTTCCGCGGGGGCTCTCGTTGATCGTTCCGGAGCGCCAATGACGTTGGTTGGGAGCAACCCGTTTCGCCGGTTCGGCGGTGCGGGTTGTTTGGCATGTTCCGAAGGAGCTTGCAACCGGGGGAGCGGAACATGGCGAGCGAGGACGTCTCGTCGGACGTTGTATGCTACAATGGAAGCGTTGCACTCGGAACCTGAGGGAGGAACGAACCATGTATGAAGCGCTGCATCATGTCGCGGTCGTCGTCGTCGATCTGGAACGAGCCAGACGATTCTACGGCGGCGTGCTCGGACTCGAGGAATTGGACGGCCGTCCCGCCTTTCCGTTCCCCGGCGCGTGGTATGCGCTCGGGGAGGATCAACTGCATCTGATCGTGCATGACGAGGCCAAGACGCTGCGAGGCGCCTTCTCGATCGATTCGAAAGACGGCCACTTCGCCGTACGCGTGCGCGACGCCTCGGAAGTGAGAGCCCGGCTCGAGGCGGCCGATTGGCCGTTCGACGATCGCCCGCAGAGCATTACGGGGTGGCACCAATTGTTCACGACGGATCCGGACGGCAACGTCCTAGAATTCAACAGCAAAATTCCCTCGCGGGAGGAAGGCGGCAAAAACGAATGACGAAGAAAACCGTAATCGCCCTAGTAGGAGACTATTATCATCGTGCGTCGTGGGCGGAAGCGGCGCTGCGCCTCGCCGCGGCGGGCCTGGAGGACGTAGAATTGCGGTTCGTCGAGGAAGCGGGATTCGAAGCGGCGTTGGGAGAAGGTCCCGGGATGGTCGTCTTGTTCAAGGAGGATCGCGTCGATCCGAACGCGGACGAACCGCGGCGCTGGATGAGCGAAGCGCTGCAACGGAAAGCGTCGGATTACGTAGAAGCGGGAGGAAGCTGGCTCGCGTGGCATTCCGGTCTGGCGAGTTACGATCCTGAGGGGCCTTACGTGAAGATGCTTCGAGGATATTTCGAATTCCATCCGGCGCAACATCAGCAGGTGCGTTACTCTCCGACGGCGGCGGACGAAGCGGCTTATGAATTGTATGACGAGCATTACTTCGTCTCGTGCGACGAAGCGAATACGAACGTCTTCCTGCGATCGTCCTCCGTGGACGGGGATTCGATCGCAGGCTGGTCGCATACGTTCGGCCGAGGGTTCGTCGCTTGTTACACGCCGGCGCACAACGAAGAGGCGTTGAGCGGGGAAGCCGTCGCCTCGACGCTTCGGAAGCTTCTCGCGCGCGGGCTCGGTCTGGAGCCGAAGTAAATGCTACTTCTTGTTCGCGCGGTTCCGGTTCAGGCGCGTGTACGTAAACAGCGCCGCGAGCACCATCGCGCCGATGGCGATGCTCTCCGTCGTCTCCGGATCGACGCCGAAGGCGGCGCAGACGAGCTTCGCAAGATTGTTCGTGGCGAAGGCGACAAGCAAGATGATCAATGGGCGGAAAAAGTTATACTTTTGCAATCGGGAAGCCTCCTCAGGAAGTCGTGCGTTTCGGTTATTCATGACGGAACGAAAGCTTATCATACACTTCTACGCGATTCTTGCCGTTACGTTTCGCCGCATACAGCGCCCGATCCGCCCGTTCGATGAATGGGACGATATCGGCCGAGGTCGGGCGCGTCATGCTGGAGACGCCGACGCTGATCGTGACGACCGGCAGCACGTCCGATTGCGGATGGGGTATGGCCAACGATTCGATCGTCGTCCGAAGCTGCTCGGCCACGGTCTCGGCGCCGAACACGTCCGTCTCCGGCAGCAGCACCGCGAATTCTTCGCCGCCGAAACGCGCGAGCAGATCGCCCGGCCGCTTCAGCATTCGGCTCGCCGCCACGGTGACGCGCTTCAAGCAGTCGTCCCCGGTCAGGTGGCCGTACATATCGTTATATTTCTTGAAATTGTCGATGTCGAACAACAGCAGGGCGATCGGCAGCTTGTTGCGCCTCGCGCGATTGACTTCGCGGGTCATCACCGCGTCGAAATATCGCCGGTTCGCGATGTTCGTAAGTCCGTCCAGCTGCGACAGCCGCTGAAGCCGTTCCTTCTCGATGCTGCGCTTGGTCACGTTCCGAAGCACGACTTGGAGCAGCTTCTTCCCGTTGTGTTCGACGAACGCGGCGGTGCCTTCGACGTCGATGACTTCCCGGGTTTTCCTCCGGACGAGCTTCGTCTCGAACGCGGGCAGTTCGCCGGACTCCATGCCGTAGATGCGCTGCATCAACAATTCCATCTTGCGCTGGGCGTCGGGCATCAAGTAGTCGAACATGTTCGTGCCGAGCAGCTCGTCCGGATGATCGGCTTGCACGAGTCGGGCGCACGCTTCGTTGCAGAAGACGATCTCGCCTTCGTCGTGAATAAGAATCGAGTCCGGGGACAGCTGCACGAGGGTGCGGTACCGCTCCTCGCTTTCCCGGATGAACCGTTCGGATCGCTTGCGCTCCGTAATGTCGCGGGTAACGCCGAGCAGCGATTCCGGCCGGCCGGCGGCGGCGTCGAAGAACGGCGTCAGCGTCGTCTCGACGATGCGTTCGTTGCCGAGGAACGTGACCGGTTCTTCGTACAAAATGGTGCGGCGGGAGGCGACGGCCTCCGTAAATTTGGCTTGCACGAAGTCGACGACGTCAGGCGGCAGCGTCTCCGCAATCGTGCGGCCGATCATCGCCTCCGTGAGGCCGGTATGACGCAAGTACGCGGCATTGACGGATTCGAATCGGAACTCGTAAGGAGCCGAGTCGCCGGTCACGCGCACTAAAAACAGTAAATCGTCGGTTGTATCGATATAGAGCTTGGAAAGCTTCGTAATGTCCATCCGATTCCCTGACCTTTCGCTGATGCGGGGACGAAACATCGCCATTAAACAATAATTAGTACTATACCATATTATCGAAGAAATCAGGCTATGAATTGAGAGGGATTTCCTTGTTTATTTTGCAACTCGGGCCGCTAAGCCTGAACGGTCCGTTGCTCTTGCTGCTGTGGTTCGGCGCGAGCGGATATGCGGTCGTCCGCGCGTCCGGCATCGGCGAGGAGGCGAAGGAGCGCATCCGTTCCGCCTTGCTCGGAGGCGGCATCCTCTGGCTTCTCGTTTGGAAAACGTCCCTTCTCTGGCTCGATCCGCAAGGCGTCCTCGCCCATCCGTCTTCGCTCTTGTACCTCGACGGCGGAACGACGGGGCGGTACGCGGCGACCGGGATCGCCGTCGTCTACGCGGCGTTCCGGTGGCGCGACTCGCCGCGCCTGCTCGCGTCGGGCGCGGCGGCGCTGGTCTTATACGCCGCGTCGGGCGCGTTCGCGATGCAGCTCGGCTACGCGGCGCTCGGGCGGCCTGAGTTCGCTCCCGCGACCGCGGCGGCGGCCGCGCTCGCGACCGGCGTCTGGTTCGCGGTCCGGCACGCTTGGCGCCGCGCGGCGACGGTTCGCAAAGCCGCGATCGAATCGGCCGTCTGGGTCGTCGCGGCGGCGCTGCTGCTCGGCGTCGCGGCGGAAGCGGCCGACGTCTACGAGGCGCGGGTGCGCGAATCGGCCGCCGGCGTCGGATCCGCGGCCGGTCAGCTCGCGCCGGACGTCGAGCTGACGCTGCCGGACGGCGCGACCGCGCCGCTGTCCGCTTATCGCGGACGTCCCGTGTTCGTCAACTTCTGGGCGAGCTGGTGTCCGCCGTGTCGGGCGGAGATGCCCTCGCTGCAGCGGCTGCACGAAACGTTCGATGCGAGGGGCGTCGCCGTGCTCGCCGTAAACATGGCGACGACGGAAGCTCGCCCCGATGCAGGGGAACGTTACCTCGCGGAGCGCGGGTTTACGATGCCTGCCGTGTCGGACGCGAGCGGGGAAGCGAAGCGCGCGTTCCGCGTCCGCGCGTACCCGACGTCGTTCGCGATCGACGCGGACGGCGTCATCGTCGGGCGGTACGAAGGCGCGATGCATTACCGGGCGATGGCGGAGGAGCTCGAACGGCTGCTATCGCCTTCGACCGCCGAGAGGCGGGAGCGGCCATGAAGGGGATCGCCACCGTCACGATGAATGCGGCGATCGACAAGACGTACCGGGTTCCGTCGCTCCCGCTCGGCCGCGTTACGCGGATTCCGGAGATGGTCGCTTACCCCGGCGGGAAGGGCATCAACGTCGCGCGCGCGCTGCGGCAGCTCGGCTGCGACGTCGTCGCGACCGGCTTCGTCGCCGGGTTCAACGGCGCGTACATCCGCACCGCGCTGTCGGACCAAGGCGTCGCGCACGACTTCGTCGACGTCGCGGGCGAGTCGCGGCTGTGCCTGAACGTCCTGCACGACGGCGGGGCGTCGACCGAGCTGCTCGAGCCCGGACCGTCCGCGACGGAAGCGGATTTCGCCGCGCTCGAACGGAAGGTCGCGGCGCTCGCGGAGCGGAGCGCGATCGTCTGCCTCTCCGGCAGCGCTCCAACGGGCGTTCCCGCGAATGCGTACGAGCGGCTTGTCGGCATCGTCCGCAAGGCGGGCGCGCTCGCTTTCCTCGATGCGAGCGGCGCCTTGCTCGCGGGCGGCGTCCGCGCCGCGCCCGACTTCGTCAAGCCGAACGAGCACGAAGTCGCGGCGCTGTCGTCGCAGCCGGCGACGGACGAGGCGGCGCTGGCCGCCTGCGCGCGCGAGCTCGTCGGCGCGCGCGGCATCGGCTGCGCGGCGATCACGCTCGGCGCGGCGGGCGCTCTCGTCGGCTGCGGCGATGCCGTCTACCGCGTGCGCGTGCCGGCGCTGCGCGTCGTCAGCGCCGTCGGCTGCGGCGACGCGTTCGTCGCCGGCATGGCCGCCGGGACGCTGCGGGGCGATCCGCTCGAGCAGCGCATTCGCCTCGCCGCCGCGGCCGCCTGCGCGA encodes the following:
- a CDS encoding TlpA family protein disulfide reductase, with the translated sequence MFILQLGPLSLNGPLLLLLWFGASGYAVVRASGIGEEAKERIRSALLGGGILWLLVWKTSLLWLDPQGVLAHPSSLLYLDGGTTGRYAATGIAVVYAAFRWRDSPRLLASGAAALVLYAASGAFAMQLGYAALGRPEFAPATAAAAALATGVWFAVRHAWRRAATVRKAAIESAVWVVAAALLLGVAAEAADVYEARVRESAAGVGSAAGQLAPDVELTLPDGATAPLSAYRGRPVFVNFWASWCPPCRAEMPSLQRLHETFDARGVAVLAVNMATTEARPDAGERYLAERGFTMPAVSDASGEAKRAFRVRAYPTSFAIDADGVIVGRYEGAMHYRAMAEELERLLSPSTAERRERP
- a CDS encoding 1-phosphofructokinase family hexose kinase, which codes for MKGIATVTMNAAIDKTYRVPSLPLGRVTRIPEMVAYPGGKGINVARALRQLGCDVVATGFVAGFNGAYIRTALSDQGVAHDFVDVAGESRLCLNVLHDGGASTELLEPGPSATEADFAALERKVAALAERSAIVCLSGSAPTGVPANAYERLVGIVRKAGALAFLDASGALLAGGVRAAPDFVKPNEHEVAALSSQPATDEAALAACARELVGARGIGCAAITLGAAGALVGCGDAVYRVRVPALRVVSAVGCGDAFVAGMAAGTLRGDPLEQRIRLAAAAACANALHREAGRIDPAELERLLPMIDITQVE